One Sulfolobus sp. S-194 DNA segment encodes these proteins:
- the cyoE gene encoding heme o synthase, whose translation MALSLSRKLIDYIKLSKPRVISLLDLAAIAGFVLGLPKVINITSIIVSFLAVIIGGSLASGGGMIINGGLEIEKDKKMKRTSWRPTVKGEVGRREAYAIGSIFIVVGTLIGFLANPLTALFIALGAFIYVVIYSIWLKPRTWWNIVIGGFAGSAAAWAGFAASSDSFTFLSFLLGFLIFMWTPGHFWSLALRFKDDYKNAEIPMLPVLTSERTSAKAIAISNALMVPFALLIGLYAGLIYLIVSAITSTFLLYVSVKLYLNPTADEAWESFKLSSPYLAIILLTLIIVKLL comes from the coding sequence ATGGCATTAAGTTTATCTAGGAAGTTAATTGACTATATTAAGCTTTCAAAACCTCGAGTTATTAGCCTCTTAGATCTTGCTGCTATTGCGGGATTTGTACTTGGTTTACCTAAGGTTATTAATATTACTTCTATCATAGTAAGTTTTCTTGCCGTAATTATAGGAGGTAGCCTTGCTTCTGGTGGAGGAATGATAATTAATGGAGGTCTAGAGATAGAAAAAGACAAGAAAATGAAGAGAACTTCTTGGAGACCAACTGTAAAAGGCGAAGTAGGAAGAAGAGAGGCTTATGCAATAGGTTCGATATTTATAGTTGTTGGTACACTTATTGGCTTTCTTGCAAATCCTCTTACAGCCCTATTTATTGCTTTAGGAGCTTTTATATATGTAGTTATTTATTCAATTTGGCTAAAACCAAGAACTTGGTGGAATATTGTGATTGGTGGTTTTGCTGGAAGTGCAGCAGCATGGGCTGGTTTTGCAGCAAGTAGTGATTCTTTCACATTTCTTTCATTTTTATTAGGCTTTTTAATCTTTATGTGGACTCCAGGACACTTTTGGTCTTTAGCATTAAGGTTCAAGGATGATTATAAAAATGCTGAAATTCCTATGTTACCAGTTTTGACAAGTGAGAGAACTTCTGCTAAAGCTATTGCTATATCAAATGCATTGATGGTGCCATTTGCTTTGCTAATAGGATTATATGCCGGTTTAATATATTTGATTGTAAGTGCAATAACATCCACATTCCTACTCTATGTCTCAGTTAAACTTTATCTTAATCCTACGGCAGATGAAGCTTGGGAATCATTTAAATTATCCTCACCTTATCTTGCAATAATCTTGCTAACGTTAATTATAGTAAAACTTCTTTAA
- a CDS encoding homoserine dehydrogenase gives MKLLLFGYGNVGKAFRKLLHEKRAPELNEVTIGGIVTRRGIMLQDKEDFKPDIEGDVFKAYEKIKPDVIVDVSSANYNDGEPSLSLYKDAIKDGVHVITTNKAPLALAFDEIFSLAKSKGVKIGFQGTVMSGTPSINLYRVLPGSRVIKIRGILNGTTNFILTLMNKGVSFEEALKEAQRRGYAEEDPTLDINGFDAAAKITILANFMIGKKVTIKDIKFEGINRDLPKNEKIKLIAYADEKEVWVKPLSLSQDDPLYNVDGVENALEITTDIQAILIRGPGAGPVNAAYGALSDLILLKRNCL, from the coding sequence TTGAAATTATTACTCTTTGGCTACGGAAATGTAGGAAAAGCATTTAGAAAATTACTTCACGAAAAAAGAGCTCCAGAGTTAAATGAGGTAACAATCGGAGGAATAGTTACCAGAAGAGGAATAATGTTACAAGATAAAGAAGATTTTAAACCAGATATTGAAGGAGATGTATTTAAAGCCTATGAAAAGATTAAACCAGATGTCATAGTTGATGTTTCATCTGCAAATTATAATGATGGAGAACCTTCACTTTCTCTATATAAGGATGCGATAAAAGATGGTGTACACGTAATAACTACAAATAAAGCTCCTTTAGCTTTAGCCTTTGACGAGATCTTTTCTTTAGCTAAATCAAAAGGTGTAAAAATTGGATTTCAAGGAACTGTAATGAGCGGAACACCATCAATTAATTTATACAGAGTTCTACCGGGAAGTAGAGTGATAAAGATTAGGGGGATTCTAAATGGGACAACAAACTTCATATTAACCCTCATGAATAAAGGAGTAAGTTTTGAAGAGGCATTAAAAGAGGCTCAAAGAAGAGGTTATGCTGAAGAAGACCCTACATTAGACATTAACGGTTTTGATGCAGCAGCAAAAATTACTATTTTAGCCAACTTTATGATAGGAAAGAAAGTGACGATTAAAGATATAAAGTTTGAGGGTATAAATAGGGATTTGCCAAAAAACGAGAAAATAAAGTTAATAGCATATGCTGACGAAAAAGAAGTTTGGGTAAAACCCCTTTCTCTTTCTCAAGATGATCCTCTATATAATGTTGACGGTGTTGAAAACGCGCTTGAGATTACTACAGATATCCAGGCTATTTTAATAAGAGGACCAGGTGCTGGACCAGTAAATGCAGCCTATGGAGCTTTATCTGATTTAATTCTTCTAAAGAGAAATTGTTTATGA
- a CDS encoding phenylalanine--tRNA ligase beta subunit-related protein — MFVKVGEDAKKLGIFIGFTEVHSVTVEKNSQLIEMELQRIEEKYKVENPETLKDNPVVRAYRDFYWKIGIDPTKIRPSGEALRRRVSRNGKLPRINNVVDSGNIPSTETLVPIGLYDMDKIVGNPRIIISKGNELFYGIGKKEPEKVSPGIPIMVDESGKVMHIYPHRDSVLTSITLETKNVLIVSAGVPGVEKDLVFYAARLTAELLVKYANGKWDGMVKLG; from the coding sequence ATGTTTGTTAAAGTAGGTGAAGATGCTAAGAAGCTGGGTATTTTTATTGGTTTTACTGAAGTTCACTCCGTTACTGTAGAAAAGAATAGTCAACTGATTGAAATGGAATTGCAGAGAATAGAAGAGAAGTATAAGGTGGAAAATCCTGAAACCTTAAAGGATAATCCTGTAGTTAGGGCTTATAGAGATTTTTATTGGAAAATAGGGATTGATCCGACTAAAATAAGACCTAGTGGAGAAGCATTAAGAAGAAGAGTATCAAGAAACGGAAAATTACCAAGAATAAATAACGTAGTAGACTCTGGAAATATACCAAGTACAGAAACTTTAGTGCCAATAGGATTGTATGATATGGATAAAATAGTAGGAAATCCGAGGATTATAATTAGTAAAGGAAATGAGTTATTTTATGGAATTGGAAAGAAAGAACCAGAAAAAGTTAGTCCAGGGATACCAATTATGGTTGATGAAAGTGGAAAAGTTATGCATATTTATCCCCATAGAGATTCAGTACTTACAAGTATTACACTAGAAACTAAAAATGTTTTAATTGTTTCAGCTGGAGTACCTGGAGTGGAAAAAGACTTAGTATTTTACGCTGCTAGACTTACAGCAGAGTTATTAGTTAAGTATGCTAATGGAAAATGGGATGGAATGGTGAAGTTAGGTTGA
- a CDS encoding CopG family ribbon-helix-helix protein has translation MSEKISISIPRELYERLERYLKEKQIVDRSKIFQIAIRNFLDENEGSDTFVYGIINLVYDENASEVTKFQHEHEDKIISVMHIHVGNECIEALAVKGKKRDLVELTAKLSQLRGVKKVRFIVSTPET, from the coding sequence ATGAGCGAAAAAATAAGTATATCAATACCTAGGGAATTATATGAAAGATTAGAAAGATATTTAAAAGAGAAACAAATAGTAGATAGAAGTAAAATTTTCCAGATCGCTATAAGAAATTTCCTTGATGAAAATGAGGGTAGTGATACATTCGTTTATGGTATAATAAACCTAGTTTACGATGAAAATGCTTCTGAAGTTACTAAATTCCAACATGAGCATGAAGATAAGATAATTTCGGTCATGCATATCCATGTGGGAAATGAATGCATAGAAGCATTAGCGGTGAAAGGAAAGAAAAGGGATTTAGTGGAATTGACAGCCAAACTATCTCAGCTTAGGGGTGTAAAAAAAGTAAGGTTTATTGTTTCGACACCAGAAACTTAA
- the tldD gene encoding zinc metalloprotease TldD: protein MDLLKKAEELGATFADLRIMKIKELSLTVTEDRELITTNGIDQGFSLRVLYRGNWGYKSSTGEVSYDDVKDAINVSYGDEKTNIIYMPPKKDNVDIKTKYDFNKSIEEKFKDLRKIRESVFSLSDRIKSVNIRYYESHYEKEYYSTEDREIKQKYVISGFSIVAVARENDIVASAYVSKSTFQGYPLEIFDINDILQTLKIRIEGQLKGKPPKADKYPVVLAPEVVGVFAHEAIGHLAEADLAINGILYELRGKQIAPESVNIIDSPAVDYPMGIGVTIYDDDGIEGRDVYIIKNGVVNEFLTDRFYSSYLGQRPTGNARAEDFRNPIIIRMRNTYISPGSYSYDEMIKEIKQGILLVSPRGGQTSPDGTFQFGIQEAYKIENGEVKEPLRNVGISGYTIETLRDIKAVSKEFNVSPGYCGKEGQSVPVGVGGPYVLVENMKVGGIID from the coding sequence ATGGATTTATTAAAAAAGGCTGAGGAATTAGGGGCTACATTTGCTGATTTAAGAATAATGAAAATTAAAGAACTTTCTTTGACCGTAACTGAAGATAGGGAACTGATAACCACTAATGGAATTGACCAAGGGTTCTCATTGAGAGTGCTTTATAGAGGTAATTGGGGATATAAATCTAGTACTGGTGAAGTAAGTTATGATGATGTTAAAGATGCGATTAACGTAAGTTATGGAGATGAAAAAACAAATATCATTTACATGCCACCAAAAAAGGATAATGTTGATATAAAAACAAAATATGATTTTAATAAATCAATTGAGGAAAAATTCAAAGATTTAAGAAAAATAAGAGAAAGCGTATTTTCTCTATCTGATAGGATAAAAAGTGTAAACATACGATATTATGAATCACACTATGAAAAAGAATACTATAGCACTGAAGATAGAGAGATTAAGCAAAAATATGTAATAAGTGGATTTTCTATTGTAGCAGTAGCTAGAGAAAATGACATTGTCGCATCAGCCTATGTTTCAAAATCTACTTTCCAAGGTTATCCACTAGAAATATTCGATATTAATGATATTTTGCAAACATTAAAAATAAGGATAGAAGGACAACTTAAAGGTAAGCCACCAAAAGCTGATAAATACCCTGTCGTATTAGCACCAGAAGTTGTTGGAGTTTTCGCTCATGAGGCTATAGGTCATTTAGCTGAAGCTGATTTAGCTATAAATGGTATTCTTTATGAATTAAGAGGAAAGCAAATAGCTCCAGAATCTGTAAATATAATAGATTCTCCAGCAGTGGATTATCCTATGGGTATAGGAGTTACCATTTATGATGATGATGGAATAGAGGGAAGAGATGTTTATATCATAAAAAATGGAGTGGTAAACGAATTCCTTACTGATAGATTTTACTCCTCATATCTTGGTCAGAGACCTACTGGCAATGCAAGGGCAGAAGACTTTAGAAATCCTATTATAATAAGAATGAGAAATACTTACATATCTCCCGGTTCTTATTCTTATGACGAGATGATTAAAGAGATTAAACAAGGGATATTATTGGTTTCTCCCCGTGGTGGTCAAACCAGTCCAGATGGGACTTTTCAGTTTGGAATACAAGAAGCATATAAGATAGAAAATGGAGAAGTTAAAGAACCTTTAAGAAATGTCGGAATTTCTGGGTATACAATTGAAACGTTAAGAGACATTAAGGCTGTATCTAAAGAGTTTAATGTTTCCCCTGGCTATTGTGGAAAAGAAGGTCAAAGTGTTCCAGTAGGTGTCGGTGGACCATACGTTTTAGTTGAAAATATGAAGGTTGGTGGTATAATTGACTGA
- a CDS encoding TldD/PmbA family protein: MYTIIQKGKELGYSTEVFMAELRAVQIKRERQYQNMNILDRGYGIRIIKDGKLGFAYGNRLGNLLDLAIDSLHASKEDKFNVLPSPEKISKLNLKMFDVANAQTKISDYLSFGNEIREHVNVVAEYYDIMNLKVKIVSSEGIDVEEERSLSSISLSFNVKNDTEISPEIYEYVTSRSLDINLDSIKDRILKMKEIFSKRRVKLEKPMSEGIFTPKALSELFSPLFSHAISLENYYRGKSPLKEGEVINEKLEITDNPLIPNAPYSRSFDAEGLPSKINYLIKDGKIYQFLSNTYWSLKTNRENTHSATRNYSVLPYISPTILDINVKSSSNNEGIFIDQVQGVHTSNFDTGEFSVVIPIAWNEKEGIAYKELTLSGNLKDFIKGIESSVGDKTIYGNLSTSALRVKNVTIV, from the coding sequence GTGTACACTATTATTCAAAAAGGAAAGGAACTAGGCTATTCAACTGAGGTCTTTATGGCGGAACTTAGAGCCGTTCAAATTAAAAGAGAAAGGCAGTATCAGAATATGAATATCTTAGATAGAGGATATGGCATTAGAATAATAAAAGATGGTAAGTTAGGCTTTGCATACGGTAATAGACTTGGTAACCTTTTAGATTTAGCAATTGATAGCCTTCATGCATCTAAAGAAGATAAATTTAATGTTTTACCATCTCCAGAAAAGATCAGTAAATTAAACTTGAAAATGTTTGATGTAGCAAATGCACAAACTAAGATTAGTGATTACTTATCCTTTGGTAATGAGATAAGAGAACATGTTAACGTTGTAGCTGAGTATTATGATATTATGAACTTAAAAGTTAAGATTGTTAGTTCAGAAGGAATAGATGTAGAAGAAGAGAGAAGTCTTTCCTCAATAAGTTTAAGTTTTAATGTAAAAAATGATACGGAAATAAGCCCAGAAATATATGAATATGTAACGAGTAGATCCTTAGATATTAACTTAGATAGTATTAAGGATAGGATTTTGAAAATGAAAGAAATATTTAGCAAGAGGAGAGTAAAGTTAGAAAAACCTATGTCAGAGGGAATTTTTACTCCTAAAGCTCTTTCAGAGTTGTTCTCTCCGTTATTTTCTCATGCTATCTCTTTAGAGAATTATTACAGAGGGAAATCGCCGTTAAAAGAAGGAGAAGTAATAAATGAGAAACTAGAAATAACTGATAATCCTTTAATACCTAATGCTCCTTATAGTAGATCTTTTGATGCTGAGGGATTACCATCCAAGATAAATTACTTGATAAAGGATGGAAAAATTTATCAATTCCTATCAAATACCTATTGGAGTTTAAAGACCAATAGAGAAAATACGCATTCAGCTACTAGGAACTACTCAGTTCTTCCTTATATTTCGCCTACGATATTAGATATAAATGTAAAAAGCAGTTCTAACAATGAAGGAATATTTATAGATCAAGTACAAGGAGTTCATACTAGTAATTTCGATACTGGAGAATTTTCAGTAGTGATTCCTATAGCATGGAATGAAAAAGAAGGCATAGCGTACAAGGAATTAACTTTATCTGGAAATCTAAAGGATTTTATTAAAGGTATTGAAAGTAGCGTAGGAGATAAGACAATTTATGGTAATTTGAGTACTTCAGCACTCAGAGTGAAAAACGTTACCATCGTATGA
- a CDS encoding universal stress protein, with protein MFKKILVAYDGSDHAARALDIGIDLAKRYEAKLDIVEVVDTAALLGMGVAPIPGEVIQQVYNKAKSDIDNAKAKAQNQGVKDVEGVVLEGDPATAILEYAGKNGVDLIVTGSRGLSTFKRIILGSVSTKLVQEAKIPVLVVK; from the coding sequence ATGTTCAAAAAGATCCTCGTAGCTTATGATGGTTCGGATCATGCAGCCAGAGCATTAGATATTGGGATAGATTTAGCTAAAAGATATGAAGCAAAATTAGATATTGTGGAAGTTGTAGATACAGCAGCACTATTAGGCATGGGTGTAGCACCTATTCCAGGAGAAGTAATTCAACAAGTTTACAATAAAGCAAAAAGCGATATTGACAACGCTAAAGCAAAAGCACAGAATCAAGGTGTTAAAGACGTTGAAGGTGTGGTTCTTGAAGGTGATCCAGCAACAGCAATTTTAGAATATGCTGGGAAAAACGGTGTTGATTTGATAGTTACTGGAAGTAGGGGGCTTTCAACATTTAAGAGAATAATTTTAGGTAGTGTGTCTACAAAACTAGTTCAGGAGGCTAAAATACCTGTATTAGTCGTAAAGTAA
- a CDS encoding biotin--[acetyl-CoA-carboxylase] ligase, which yields MLTFKFPSVTSTQDLAEAIYQMINADEFVIVAEEQTKARGRYRREWYSPKGGLWFTYVIKNYNAERIPFLTFRSSLAVRKVLSTFLDVKIRWPNDIVYGKRKIAGILIEGINEGINSTVFIGIGIDTNVKSLPEELYATSLYLELKREVDNDKILSEIINEIKNYEEISDKEVIDEINKHLSIKDKKVKLVSKGEEKNCLALFVDYYGRLVTECGIFEVEDILRVIEE from the coding sequence ATGTTAACATTTAAGTTTCCTAGTGTAACTTCAACTCAAGATTTAGCTGAAGCAATATATCAAATGATAAATGCAGATGAGTTTGTAATTGTTGCTGAAGAGCAAACGAAAGCAAGGGGGAGATATAGAAGAGAATGGTATTCTCCTAAAGGTGGTTTATGGTTTACTTATGTGATAAAAAATTACAATGCTGAGAGGATTCCTTTTTTAACTTTTAGATCTTCTTTAGCTGTTAGAAAAGTGTTATCAACTTTTCTTGATGTAAAGATAAGGTGGCCGAATGATATTGTCTACGGAAAAAGAAAGATTGCTGGAATTCTTATTGAGGGAATTAATGAAGGAATAAACAGTACAGTTTTCATAGGTATAGGAATTGATACGAATGTAAAGAGTTTACCAGAAGAATTATATGCTACTTCTCTCTATTTAGAACTAAAGAGAGAAGTGGATAATGACAAAATACTTAGTGAAATTATTAATGAAATAAAAAACTACGAAGAAATTAGTGATAAAGAAGTCATAGATGAAATTAACAAGCATTTGTCTATTAAGGATAAGAAAGTAAAGCTGGTAAGTAAGGGCGAAGAGAAAAATTGTCTAGCATTATTTGTTGATTATTATGGAAGACTTGTAACAGAATGCGGAATATTCGAAGTAGAAGACATTTTAAGAGTAATAGAGGAATAA
- a CDS encoding L-threonylcarbamoyladenylate synthase gives MTQILKIDPLNPEIDKIKIAADVIRNGGTVAFPTETVYGLGANAFDGNACLKIFQAKNRPVDNPLIVHIADFNQLFEVAKDIPDKVLEIAQIVWPGPLTFVLKKTDRVPKEVTAGLDTVAVRMPAHPIALQLIRESGVPIAAPSANLATRPSPTKAEDVIADLNGRVDVIIDGGHTFFGVESTIINVTVEPPVLLRPGPFTIEELRKLFGEIVIPEFAQGKKEAEIALAPGMKYKHYAPNTRLLLVENRNIFKDVVSLLSKKYKVALLIPKELSKEFEGLQQIILGSDENLYEVARNLFDSFRELDKLNVDLGIMVGFPERGIGFAIMNRARKASGFSIIKNISDVYKYVNI, from the coding sequence ATGACTCAAATACTTAAGATCGATCCATTGAATCCTGAAATTGACAAAATAAAAATAGCTGCTGATGTTATAAGGAATGGGGGAACAGTAGCTTTTCCTACAGAAACTGTTTACGGTTTAGGTGCTAATGCTTTTGATGGAAATGCGTGTCTAAAAATATTTCAAGCTAAAAACAGACCAGTTGATAACCCACTAATTGTCCACATTGCAGATTTTAACCAGCTGTTTGAAGTTGCTAAAGATATACCAGATAAAGTCTTGGAGATAGCTCAAATTGTTTGGCCAGGCCCTCTTACATTTGTTCTAAAAAAGACTGATAGAGTTCCTAAAGAAGTTACTGCTGGCCTCGATACTGTTGCCGTTAGGATGCCTGCTCACCCAATAGCGTTACAATTAATACGCGAGAGCGGAGTTCCAATAGCTGCACCTAGTGCTAATTTGGCTACTAGACCAAGTCCTACAAAGGCTGAAGATGTAATAGCAGATCTAAATGGAAGAGTAGACGTAATTATTGACGGTGGACATACGTTCTTTGGTGTTGAAAGCACAATAATTAATGTGACAGTTGAACCGCCAGTACTCCTTCGACCTGGACCTTTCACGATTGAGGAGCTAAGGAAGCTCTTTGGTGAAATAGTTATTCCAGAGTTTGCTCAAGGAAAGAAAGAAGCTGAAATAGCCTTAGCACCTGGAATGAAATATAAACATTATGCACCTAATACAAGATTACTACTGGTAGAAAATAGGAATATATTCAAAGATGTAGTGTCCTTATTGAGTAAGAAGTATAAGGTTGCACTTCTTATACCTAAAGAACTAAGTAAAGAGTTCGAAGGTTTACAACAAATAATCCTTGGGAGTGATGAAAATTTATATGAAGTAGCAAGAAATTTATTTGATTCTTTCAGAGAACTAGATAAACTAAACGTAGACTTAGGTATAATGGTAGGTTTTCCAGAAAGAGGAATAGGATTTGCTATCATGAATAGGGCAAGAAAAGCATCAGGTTTTTCAATTATCAAAAATATTAGCGATGTGTATAAGTATGTTAACATTTAA
- the nuoB gene encoding NADH-quinone oxidoreductase subunit NuoB, with the protein MTEELLLTGNLQEASKKAIQWLINRKPIKSLIDWGISFSLWPPHLTTSCCGTEFGAFAAARFDSERFGVLPFSSARQTNLLVIEGTLTRKMARAAKIVYDQMPEPKWVIAMGACSLEGGIFWNSYNTVLPSEIGIPVDIYAPGCPTRPEALARAIITLQKRIRGSQTVKAKSA; encoded by the coding sequence ATGACTGAAGAACTACTTTTAACAGGGAACTTACAAGAAGCGTCCAAGAAAGCAATCCAATGGTTAATAAATAGGAAACCGATAAAGAGCTTAATAGATTGGGGTATTTCCTTTTCACTATGGCCTCCGCATTTAACAACTAGTTGTTGTGGAACAGAATTTGGAGCTTTTGCCGCAGCCAGATTCGATTCTGAGAGATTTGGCGTTCTTCCATTCTCTTCCGCAAGACAAACAAATTTACTAGTTATTGAGGGAACTTTAACTAGAAAAATGGCAAGAGCTGCAAAAATTGTCTATGATCAAATGCCAGAACCTAAATGGGTAATAGCTATGGGAGCTTGCTCACTCGAAGGTGGAATATTTTGGAACTCCTATAATACTGTCTTACCCTCAGAAATCGGAATTCCAGTAGATATTTATGCTCCTGGATGTCCAACTAGACCAGAAGCATTAGCAAGAGCTATAATAACACTTCAAAAAAGAATAAGAGGTAGTCAAACAGTAAAAGCTAAATCTGCATAA
- a CDS encoding ArgE/DapE family deacylase yields MELEELTSKLIQFPTVNPPGENLSECASFIKDYLLSHGFSAQIIEFEKGWPVVISENKKNSEKTILLNGHYDVVPTGDVSKWKHDPFSGKIIDDKVYGRGSTDMKGGLAVFMKVFTEIADKVNYNIIFTAVPDEESGGDKGSKYLADKYRLDLVLISEPSGSDSINIGEKGLLQVKLIAKGKVAHGSLPSLGENAIMKLVKDLIQLEKIKEIEIKIPDNLLEAMTIRIPSEIAKNDVLRISFNPGVIKGGVKVNVVPDYAEVEVDMRIPPGINSDEALNIVRSLVKQSEIIPLDVSEPNYTSPDNEFVKKLENTILRHLGIKPKKYIITGATDGRYFRYKGVPVIVYGPGELGMAHAYDEFISLKELRNSYTVMKDYLLTLF; encoded by the coding sequence ATGGAATTAGAAGAATTAACCTCAAAATTAATCCAATTTCCTACTGTAAATCCACCGGGAGAAAATTTAAGCGAATGTGCCTCATTTATAAAGGATTATCTTTTATCTCATGGTTTTTCCGCACAAATTATAGAATTCGAAAAGGGTTGGCCCGTAGTAATTTCAGAAAATAAAAAGAATAGTGAAAAAACAATATTATTGAACGGCCATTATGATGTTGTCCCTACGGGGGATGTAAGTAAGTGGAAGCACGATCCTTTTTCTGGAAAGATTATTGATGATAAAGTTTACGGCCGAGGAAGTACTGATATGAAAGGAGGTTTGGCTGTTTTCATGAAAGTATTTACTGAAATAGCCGATAAAGTTAATTATAACATCATTTTTACAGCTGTCCCAGATGAAGAAAGTGGTGGTGATAAAGGGTCAAAATATTTAGCTGATAAATACAGGCTAGATTTAGTACTTATCTCTGAACCCTCTGGGTCAGACTCCATAAACATTGGTGAAAAAGGGTTATTACAAGTAAAATTAATCGCTAAAGGTAAGGTTGCTCATGGAAGTTTACCGTCTTTAGGCGAGAACGCGATAATGAAACTCGTTAAGGATTTAATTCAACTTGAAAAAATAAAGGAGATTGAGATAAAAATCCCAGATAATCTATTAGAAGCCATGACTATAAGAATACCTTCTGAAATTGCTAAGAATGATGTATTAAGGATTTCCTTCAATCCCGGTGTAATTAAAGGTGGGGTTAAGGTTAATGTTGTTCCAGACTATGCTGAAGTTGAAGTTGACATGAGAATACCTCCTGGCATAAACAGTGATGAAGCATTAAATATTGTAAGGAGCCTCGTGAAACAAAGCGAAATAATACCTCTTGACGTCTCAGAGCCTAATTATACTTCACCGGATAATGAGTTCGTGAAAAAATTGGAAAATACTATCCTTAGGCATCTAGGAATTAAACCTAAGAAATACATTATTACTGGTGCTACAGATGGTAGATATTTTAGATATAAAGGGGTTCCAGTAATAGTTTACGGCCCAGGAGAGCTAGGCATGGCTCATGCTTACGATGAATTTATTTCTCTAAAAGAGCTAAGAAATTCTTACACTGTTATGAAGGATTATTTATTAACCCTCTTCTAG
- a CDS encoding MFS transporter, giving the protein MIRRNTKWLYLTLPYNATIGPISTLITLQIISLGGNALEVAYVISLGNLILIPSSIFWGYTADRISRRKQIITSFSGTALSLFLLSYSRNVQIIALGYSLLIFTSTASTTPFNLLVMESASKKEWGTLFSRYSFLSSIGTLIGLLISTFLVIYMRIFQIIFILAVIMAITSIISIKILPEPILTFERTAILHHKESFFTRLLHLPLMFLHLPNPHHFKLFKLSRLLKKPINYVPLLYIAIVIFYISSGIFNTVYPASLYVKGLDKSEALLVITMGMIFQIIGFRISEKLIKDKNETELAHKSLLLRGGSYFILGIATLLFYGPLILILGLIFYPLAAGIAFAIYYSSSNTLIFKIVGERSQGKNLGVYSTVVGIALFLGSLLSGYITHYLSYGIDFITAGILLFISSLIFRYLEEG; this is encoded by the coding sequence TTGATAAGAAGAAATACAAAATGGCTTTACCTTACTTTGCCTTATAACGCTACTATAGGTCCAATATCTACTCTTATAACCCTACAAATTATTTCTCTAGGAGGAAACGCGCTTGAAGTTGCTTATGTGATATCGTTAGGTAATTTGATATTAATTCCTTCGTCGATCTTCTGGGGTTATACAGCTGACAGGATTAGTAGAAGAAAACAAATTATCACTAGTTTCTCTGGTACTGCACTTTCTCTCTTCCTTTTATCTTACTCTAGGAATGTTCAGATTATAGCTTTAGGATATTCCTTGCTTATCTTTACATCCACAGCATCTACAACACCATTCAATCTTTTAGTTATGGAATCTGCCAGCAAAAAAGAGTGGGGAACACTATTTTCTAGATATTCATTCCTTTCATCAATAGGAACACTAATCGGATTGTTAATATCAACGTTTCTTGTAATATATATGAGAATATTTCAAATAATTTTCATATTGGCTGTAATTATGGCAATAACTTCAATTATTTCTATCAAAATTCTGCCAGAACCAATCCTAACTTTTGAAAGAACAGCAATACTTCACCACAAAGAGTCCTTCTTTACACGATTACTTCATTTACCATTAATGTTTTTACATTTGCCTAATCCTCATCATTTTAAATTATTTAAACTTAGTAGACTCTTGAAAAAGCCAATAAATTACGTTCCCTTACTTTATATTGCTATAGTTATCTTTTACATTAGTAGTGGAATCTTTAACACAGTTTATCCAGCAAGTCTTTACGTAAAAGGTTTAGATAAATCTGAAGCTCTTTTAGTTATAACTATGGGAATGATATTCCAAATTATAGGGTTTAGAATAAGTGAGAAATTGATTAAAGATAAGAATGAGACTGAACTTGCTCATAAATCTCTGCTTCTTAGAGGAGGCTCGTACTTTATACTTGGTATTGCTACATTATTATTTTATGGCCCACTAATTCTGATTTTGGGATTAATATTTTATCCTCTTGCAGCGGGTATAGCTTTTGCAATTTACTATTCATCATCAAATACCCTGATATTTAAGATAGTTGGAGAGAGATCACAAGGTAAGAATCTTGGTGTGTATAGCACTGTAGTTGGAATTGCACTTTTCCTAGGAAGTCTCCTATCTGGATACATAACTCATTATTTAAGTTATGGAATTGACTTTATAACAGCTGGAATTTTACTATTCATCTCATCATTAATCTTTAGATACCTAGAAGAGGGTTAA